gcaATCATGAACTAGTGAACACTTGCAACATCATTAGTTTCCTGAAAAAGGGAGAAGCATGTGTGGGCAAAATGTGCACGTTAGCGCAAAAGAAGaagctctctgtttttttttctgttgttcactCTGGCTTTtgtatgtgttgtttttttttttttttttttgtagccaCGGCAACAAGAAGGTGTTTTCGTGCCAGGGTCTCCAGCTGGCAGTAAACTGGTTTTGGGACAAAGGGATGCGCGACATCACCGTGTTCGTCCCCTTGTGGAGGAAGGAGCAGCCGAAGCCTGAGGCGCCCATCACAGGTAAGGTCACCTGACAGTGCTGTGCACTCAGCTCAGGTCAGCTGTGTTTGTCAAGTCTCCACTAATTATTCTTGTTCACTGATGAAAAAGTGCCTTTATAATTGAATCCTCCTGGTCAGGGTGAAGTAGAAGTGAAGCCTGATTAACTCACGCTTCCGTTACGATTCCATAATGACTTCAGCGTTTTGTTTGTCAGCATGTACATTCAAGATCCTCAATTTGATTACAGGGATTCTTGGCTCAGTAACCAGGAAGAAATGAtgtctttctgttaaaaggggttttccttcccactttcgcCAGGTGCTTACTTGGTTTATCCGGTTGTTGCAGTTTTCCCTTTTCCATTgtaaggtctttaccttactatataaagtgccttgaggctaTGGTTGTTCAATTTGGCATttgacataaataaaactgaattgaatttccTCCTTTCCTGCTTCACACAGTGGAATGTGTTATTCTGCCTATTATAAAGCTGcagtcattcatttttatttctgttaggACCATGTGtctatccattttcttaatCTTATTCAATTCAGGGTTAGATAAAATCTGAATGTTATTACTTCTGCAGTGGGTCTTTCTgtgcacaaacataaaaaaacagcagaagacTGCAGAGCAAAGTACATCAGTGACAACATATATAAGACTGATGATGTCAGCAGACATGGGTTCCAAAGGAGCTTGCAGTGGTAGTTGCAGCATACAGCATGCAGTACATAGAATGAATCTGCTTTAATGTGCCAAATGCATTCTAATATTTCTAAATCCAGATGATACAGACTAGCAGAGCATTTAAATGGAGACAAGCAGCCACTGTGACAGTACACTCGGTGGTTTATTACACTGTCAATATAACGTATACTGATTAGTGGAACTTTAATCTGTGTTTACGTTACAGTTAAATCATGCCATTTGAATACTAGTACATCCTCAGCTCATATACTTTTGTAATTGTAATTTTGGCTTACCAACAGTACTCTAATATCCTGACTCAAACATAATCAAATACACAGAAGCTGTCTGAACGTCctgctgcctgtgtgtgtgcacgtgtttTAAAGAAACCCAACCTGAAACTATGCTGGTCGACAAAGcaggttgtttttttagttCATCAATGTAAAGCTTTAATATAGTCTGAAGCACTTGTAAACAGTCAGAGTTTCCAGGCAGAAAAAGTGTGCTTCACAGGAAATGATGCATTTTACTGTTAGAGAAgcagttcatttaaataaactgaaaaaaacagtGCATGCCACTACACTGTGTGCCACACACTGTGTCTGATCGGTTATTAGCAAAGCAATCgcaaaaatggtaaatggactggtacttagTGCTTTTGCTAGTACTCTTGATATTACAaccctcctgagccacagctagGAGGATTTGAAGGAAATAAAATCTTTATAACTCTTCTTAACATGTACTTTGCCAGTGGGGCACATAACAGATGGCTGCTGGTAAATCCCTGTCCCTTCTTCCTGGCTGTTAGAGTCATCCTGTTTGGCAGATGGTGGCTTCCAATGGAGCCCATCCAATAGTTATAACCTCGTTTCATTGTGAAAAGCAGGTATTGAACCCATGGAGCCTCCTTAAACAATGAGGAAGTGTAAGCATGAAAACTGAAATCCTACACGTCGTTCATGTCCAATCATGTCGGCTAAAAATAGCTGCTTTCCtgaaagctgcagtcagcttTTATTGCTATTATCAGtgccaggtaaaaaaaaaatccacaaattGTTTCTTCCTGGTGTGAAGTTTactataaaaacaaagagactGAGAAAAGATTAAAAGCTCACATGGAGTACAAGGTGCCTCAGTCACCTGCCTGAATAAATGTCTCGTATCTGTCAAGGACGTTACCACACATCATTTAAAGTAATCTCTAACCTGTATAATGTTTGTCCCATAGATCAACATATTCTCCACGAGTTGGAGAGGAGGAAGATCCTGGTGTACACGCCGTCCCGCTGCGTAAATGGGAAGAGGGTGGTGTGCTACGATGACCGCTACATAGTCAAGCTGGCCTTTGACTCAGATGGCATCATCGTGTCCAATGACAACTACCGCGACCTGCAGACAGAGAACCTCCAGTGGAAGAAATTCATAGAGGAGAGGCTGCTGATGTACACATTCGCCAATGACAAGTAAGGCTTCTTAAGGGGCAGGTTGAAGGGGGTTACTTGTTTTGCATGGCTGATTGGGGGTGATTTGCCCCACTGTTGGACCATGTGTTCAGCTAGACTAACTGCAACTCTGTGCCGGTGCAGGTTTATGCCTCCAGATGATCCTCTGGGCAGGAATGGTCCCACTATTGATGATTTTCTGAGAAAGAAGCCACGCACCCCAGAAAACAAGCTGCAGCATTGTCCATATGGTTAGTACGGTCTATTTGAACAGACAGCTCATGTTACACTTCCTTGTGCTCCTCTAAAGATAAGAAAAAACATGTACAAGTACATATACAATCAATGGAACTTCTGTGTAAATTGAACTTGAAATGGTATCTGCTCAGAAAACAAACCTCTGTCACCAgggatgcacacacacacacacacacacacacacacacacacacacacacacacacacacacacacacacacacacacacactgctgttaAGCAAACATGACAGTAAGCAAATATGATGCATTTCTTGCATCAGAAGATTCCCACCAGCATTTCCTGTCCAAGCTTCAGCACACACAGCAGAGGACCAGCGCATACAAACAGGTCGTTTTACACTAGCATCATGAGTATTTATGTTTAATAGTAGCTGATCTAAGGAgattagaaagaaaagcatctggacttctttaagttgatTGAAgccatttcacctctcatccaagaagcttcttcagttctagggactgaagaagcttctcggatgagaggtaaaacatcttcaagcaactgaaagaagtccagacacttttctttctaagctccttagactatgatgacctggatgactgagaacctttaCAGACAATAGTAACTGATAAAGCTAATTTTACTTTGAAGAAGACATATTCTGCTTATTTTAAGCAGTGAGTAGCTTTGCATAATTcccagttcaaaataatcctcagTCCCTACAAGACGAttaaccccaacaatcaaatgaccctctttccttcccactgtcgccaaagtgcttgctcaaaatctcaattttaacaggaagaaacctccagcaaaaccaggctcagggagaggcggCTATCTGCCAAGACCGGTTGGGGGGTGATGGGAGGGAAACAGGACGAAATAGAGTTagaaattaataataactaatgattaaatataGAATGGTAGTGGTGGTAATTCATCCTATAATTGATAAAAATGACCTTGAAATCCAAATAGGTCATCCACCACGGTTGAGCCAGTTGAACAGCTCATTCATTTGGTAGTTGATATAATTCAGTGAGGGCCACAGACGGAGTTGGGGTTCACTTCACGTCTACTTTTGTATATGGAATTTTCCCCAATATGGCACAACCAAATGGAAAGTTTATGACATCCTCCGGTTTCTGGGAATGTGCCTGTGTCTAAAATACAGCCCTAAACCTGGTGTGGAGTTTAATAACTGTAATCACCAGCATGTAAAATAGTTTGAAACTGGAGTAAACCTTCCCCCCTCCAGAAAAAACAGTAAGGCCCAGACTTTCTGACTGCGAAGTAGTAAATGTGGGAAATGCTGGAGATAAACCCAGACTGACCACAGTGTATTCCTGACATTATCTCAATATTTCATAAGAGTAGAATGATTTTTCAGCCCACAGAGGAAGTATAAAGTCTCCAGATGTCATTACAAAACTGAGATTTCAACACAtcacaacctttttttttttaatgactggtagttttttgtttaaaaaaatgtaaggtTGTTAAATGTTGAAATCCTGTGCTTTATGGCCAACAAATGAGGAGAAATTGAGCCAGTAAGGGGCTCTGGCTTCACTTGTCTGCGCTTATTCAGCAGTGACTTGCAACTGGAGAATTTGAAATTTGTGGAAGGCCCTGATCTGTCAGGAAGAGCTTAGCTGAGGAGTCAGTTAGTGACTGGACTTAAAGACATCCATTTATAAGACAGCTAAAAAGTGCCCTACACTGTGAGtgccaaagaaacaaagagagcaGATGATTTGTTTGTAATTCTAGGGGCTTTTACACACATCCTGAGCTGAAGTTTAGCTTGTAGTGGCCCAGACACAATTTCTAATTTTGGGAatttgtatttttgtcttttaggaAAGAAATGCACTTATGGAGTAAAGTGTAAGTTCTACCATCCAGAGAGGGCCAACCAGTCCCAGTTGTCAGTGGCTGATGAGCTGAGGGCCctaagagacagagacagagccaAGAACATCTCCCCTGCTGCATATCAGCAGGAGCACAGGTACATCTCCTCCACCCCTCCACCTCTGGGCATAGATGAGCTGTCACACAGGGCTTCGCCAGGGGAGCAGTCCATCTGTCAGAGGGACACCAGCAGCCCGAGAAACCAAATGAACTCAAGTCTCCAACACTGCCCGAGCCCAGATATAGATGAAGCCTTCAGCTCCATGGACAGCTCTCTGTCCAGGCTCTATATCCATGACATGGCCTACAGCAGGGAGCAGCCTGTGCACAGCTGCAGCAGCGGGGTGGCCAGCTACAGCCTGAGTCAAGATGAGTACTCTGGGTCGTATGGTGGCAACGCCCCGAGGATCTGCCTGAATGGGGGTTACTACGCTCAGCCAAATGGACTGGCATCGCGTGAGCCCCCCACGTGCAGTCAATGCAGGTGCTGTCACCAGCAGACCAGACTATCCCCAAACagccaccaccagcagca
The genomic region above belongs to Pelmatolapia mariae isolate MD_Pm_ZW linkage group LG15, Pm_UMD_F_2, whole genome shotgun sequence and contains:
- the LOC134643300 gene encoding probable ribonuclease ZC3H12D, whose product is MSHNKEAKSRIPQPDGPERAKEEERSHSDSLAAMDAKVERFLKLGYSYGDILRVLESLRHDAQTNDILEELIKTCHTRTHNNRSVPNSPKLVPRGCSPSPSPSQARPGPDREAAAGFRPVVIDGSNVAMSHGNKKVFSCQGLQLAVNWFWDKGMRDITVFVPLWRKEQPKPEAPITDQHILHELERRKILVYTPSRCVNGKRVVCYDDRYIVKLAFDSDGIIVSNDNYRDLQTENLQWKKFIEERLLMYTFANDKFMPPDDPLGRNGPTIDDFLRKKPRTPENKLQHCPYGKKCTYGVKCKFYHPERANQSQLSVADELRALRDRDRAKNISPAAYQQEHRYISSTPPPLGIDELSHRASPGEQSICQRDTSSPRNQMNSSLQHCPSPDIDEAFSSMDSSLSRLYIHDMAYSREQPVHSCSSGVASYSLSQDEYSGSYGGNAPRICLNGGYYAQPNGLASREPPTCSQCRCCHQQTRLSPNSHHQQQQQHHHHLQQHGWSSCPALPPHNGERPSHFAEKQYYRQPSHRQTHSLPRDPWVQGSLSDPRLSSGAKSPLSERRKALRIQLSTLFPQNMVEQVMNAYPHVSDMSELISLIQNYRASHITF